The Flavobacterium jumunjinense genome includes a region encoding these proteins:
- a CDS encoding DUF6428 family protein — protein sequence MKLSEIKTALKELATIAFQLPNGELVPNHFHVTEVGKVTKHFIDCGGTVRKEEVVNFQLWEENDYDHRLHPEKLVHIIELSEKIIGIEDLEIEVEYQMAATIGKFDLDFDGKNFLLVSKLTNCLAKDKCGIPTEKPKVKIGEWKEKENLCSPNSGCC from the coding sequence ATGAAATTATCAGAAATTAAAACCGCGTTAAAAGAATTGGCAACAATAGCTTTTCAATTACCAAATGGAGAATTAGTACCGAATCATTTTCATGTTACGGAAGTAGGTAAAGTTACGAAGCATTTTATAGATTGTGGTGGAACCGTTCGAAAGGAAGAAGTTGTAAATTTTCAATTATGGGAAGAGAATGACTATGATCATCGTTTGCATCCAGAAAAATTAGTTCATATTATTGAATTGTCTGAGAAAATTATTGGGATTGAAGATTTAGAAATAGAGGTTGAATATCAAATGGCAGCTACTATTGGTAAATTTGATCTTGATTTTGATGGGAAAAACTTTTTGCTAGTATCAAAATTAACTAATTGTTTGGCTAAAGATAAATGCGGAATTCCAACTGAGAAACCAAAAGTTAAAATTGGCGAATGGAAAGAAAAAGAAAATTTATGTAGTC
- a CDS encoding ArsR/SmtB family transcription factor, protein MGVSKTEGFTEEQNEIANLFKAMSHPARIAIIQYLLSVDSCICGDIVNVLPLAQPTVSQHLKELKNANIIKGTIEGTAICYCLNEATIAIIEKHFKGISNQLQNKCC, encoded by the coding sequence ATGGGAGTTTCAAAAACAGAGGGTTTTACAGAAGAACAAAATGAAATAGCTAATTTGTTTAAAGCAATGTCGCATCCAGCAAGAATTGCGATTATTCAATATTTATTAAGCGTTGATTCATGTATTTGTGGAGATATTGTAAATGTATTGCCTTTGGCACAACCCACAGTTTCTCAGCACTTAAAAGAACTAAAAAATGCAAATATCATAAAAGGAACTATTGAAGGTACAGCAATTTGTTATTGTCTTAATGAAGCAACTATTGCTATTATAGAAAAACATTTTAAAGGAATATCAAATCAGCTACAAAACAAATGTTGCTAA
- a CDS encoding IS3 family transposase (programmed frameshift) — translation MNKSENRPAKRSQRDYNLGFKLAVISQVEKGELTYKQAQKKYGIQGRSTVLVWLRKFGNLDWSNPKLLFMVKSKETPAQSIKRLEKELADEKLKNTVLNTMIDISDSQYGTQIRKKFSPKPIRRIQQEEGISMSRTCRLFGVSRQAIYQQEARCLEREKELLIVKQLVEKQRRIMPRLGTRKLYFLLEQSFVENRIKIGRDAFFAYLKREKMLVKPMKNYTKTTFSKHWLRKYPNLFKDIDINRIEQVFVSDITYIKSNKRTHYLSLVTDVFSRKIVGYHLSDDMSAESVVKALRMAVKNRKTNLQLIHHSDRGLQYCSKIYQNELTKNNIIASMTDGYDCYQNALAERINGILKQEFLIYKCKSGDELNLLVRESVECYNSKRPHLSLNMKTPNFVYEKTSEVNFTGFN, via the exons ATGAATAAATCAGAAAACAGGCCAGCAAAGCGTAGTCAACGCGATTATAATCTGGGCTTTAAATTAGCTGTTATTTCTCAAGTAGAAAAAGGCGAACTTACCTATAAGCAAGCTCAAAAGAAGTATGGAATTCAAGGTAGAAGTACAGTTTTGGTTTGGTTAAGAAAATTTGGTAATTTAGATTGGAGTAACCCCAAGCTTTTGTTTATGGTCAAATCTAAAGAAACTCCAGCCCAAAGCATTAAAAGATTAGAGAAAGAATTAGCTGATGAGAAGCTTAAAAACACAGTGCTAAACACCATGATTGATATCTCAGATAGTCAATACGGTACTCAAATTAGAAAAAAGTTTTCACCCAAAC CCATCCGACGCATCCAACAAGAAGAAGGCATAAGTATGTCCAGAACTTGTAGATTGTTTGGGGTAAGCCGACAAGCTATTTATCAGCAGGAAGCACGTTGTTTAGAACGAGAGAAAGAATTATTAATAGTAAAGCAACTCGTTGAAAAACAAAGAAGAATTATGCCTCGATTAGGCACAAGAAAACTTTATTTTTTACTAGAACAATCTTTTGTTGAAAATAGAATTAAAATCGGGAGAGATGCATTTTTTGCTTATTTGAAAAGAGAAAAAATGCTAGTTAAACCAATGAAAAATTACACAAAAACCACCTTTTCTAAACACTGGTTACGTAAGTACCCCAATTTATTTAAAGATATCGATATCAACAGAATAGAACAGGTTTTTGTTAGTGACATAACTTATATAAAATCTAATAAAAGAACTCATTATCTATCATTAGTTACAGATGTTTTTAGCAGAAAAATAGTTGGTTATCATTTGAGTGATGACATGAGTGCAGAAAGTGTGGTTAAGGCCTTAAGAATGGCAGTAAAAAACAGAAAAACAAACCTTCAATTAATACATCACTCAGACAGAGGTTTACAATATTGTTCTAAAATTTATCAAAATGAATTAACCAAAAATAATATTATTGCTTCTATGACCGATGGCTATGATTGTTATCAAAATGCTCTAGCGGAAAGAATAAATGGTATTCTAAAACAAGAATTCCTCATATACAAATGTAAATCAGGTGATGAACTTAACCTTTTAGTTAGAGAGTCTGTGGAATGCTATAATAGTAAAAGACCTCATTTGAGTTTAAATATGAAAACACCTAACTTTGTATATGAAAAAACCAGTGAAGTTAACTTCACTGGTTTTAATTAA
- the rpsA gene encoding 30S ribosomal protein S1 has protein sequence MSEINKTQEEFLANFNWHNYEEGIDVVDEKNLEEFEDLVSKTFIDTKDDEVVDGTVVRITDRDVIVDINAKSEGVISLNEFRYNPSLKVGDKVEVLIDIREDRTGQLVLSHRKARTIKAWDRVIAAHESGEIVNGFVKCRTKGGMIVDVFGIEAFLPGSQIDVKPIRDYDQYVNKTMEFKVVKINHEFKNVVVSHKALIEADIEEQKKEIIGQLEKGQVLEGVVKNITSYGVFIDLGGVDGLIHITDLSWSRINHPSEVLELDQKLNVVILDFDDEKTRIQLGLKQLNAHPWDALSTDLAIGDKVKGKVVVLADYGAFIEVAEGVEGLIHVSEMSWSTHLRSAQDFMKIGDEVEAVILTLDREDRKMSLGIKQLTQDPWTDITAKYPVASRHTGIVRNFTNFGIFVELEEGIDGLVYISDLSWTKKIKHPSEFVNVGDNMEVVVLELDVDGRKLSLGHKQTTENPWDKHEAAFAVGTVHNGTIGEIVDKGATVDFGDDVVAFIPTRHLEKEDGKKLKKGEAADFKVIEFNKEFKRVVASHTAIFREEEEKAVKSVENNSSNNNVEKSTLGDIDALAELKAKMEKGEK, from the coding sequence ATGTCTGAAATTAATAAAACACAAGAAGAGTTTTTAGCGAATTTTAACTGGCACAATTACGAAGAAGGTATTGATGTAGTAGATGAAAAAAACTTAGAAGAATTTGAAGATTTAGTATCTAAAACATTCATCGATACAAAAGATGACGAAGTTGTAGATGGTACTGTAGTTAGAATTACAGATAGAGACGTTATCGTTGATATCAATGCTAAGTCTGAAGGTGTTATCTCTTTAAATGAATTTCGTTACAATCCTAGCTTAAAAGTTGGTGATAAAGTAGAAGTGCTTATCGATATTCGTGAAGATAGAACAGGTCAGTTAGTATTATCTCACAGAAAAGCGCGTACAATCAAAGCTTGGGATAGAGTTATTGCTGCACATGAATCTGGAGAAATCGTTAATGGTTTCGTAAAATGTAGAACTAAAGGTGGAATGATCGTTGATGTATTTGGTATTGAAGCTTTCTTACCAGGTTCTCAAATTGATGTTAAACCAATTAGAGATTACGATCAGTATGTAAACAAAACTATGGAATTTAAAGTTGTGAAAATCAACCACGAATTCAAAAACGTAGTAGTTTCTCATAAAGCACTTATTGAGGCTGATATCGAAGAACAAAAGAAAGAAATCATTGGTCAATTAGAAAAAGGACAAGTTTTAGAAGGTGTGGTTAAAAACATTACTTCTTACGGTGTGTTTATTGACTTAGGTGGTGTAGATGGATTAATCCATATTACTGATCTTTCTTGGTCTAGAATTAATCACCCAAGTGAAGTTCTTGAATTAGATCAAAAATTAAACGTTGTAATCCTTGATTTCGATGATGAGAAAACAAGAATTCAATTAGGTTTAAAACAATTAAATGCTCATCCATGGGATGCTTTAAGTACTGATTTAGCTATTGGTGATAAAGTAAAAGGTAAAGTAGTTGTTTTAGCTGATTACGGTGCTTTCATCGAAGTTGCTGAAGGTGTTGAAGGTTTAATCCACGTTTCTGAAATGTCTTGGTCTACGCATTTGCGTTCTGCTCAAGATTTCATGAAAATTGGAGATGAAGTTGAAGCAGTTATCTTAACTTTAGATAGAGAAGATAGAAAAATGTCATTAGGTATTAAGCAATTAACACAAGATCCTTGGACAGATATTACTGCTAAGTATCCTGTTGCTTCTAGACATACAGGTATTGTAAGAAACTTTACTAACTTCGGAATTTTCGTAGAATTAGAAGAAGGTATTGATGGTTTAGTATATATCTCTGATTTATCTTGGACTAAAAAAATCAAACATCCATCAGAATTTGTAAATGTTGGAGACAATATGGAAGTTGTGGTGTTAGAGTTAGATGTTGATGGTCGTAAGTTATCTTTAGGTCATAAGCAAACTACTGAAAATCCATGGGATAAGCATGAAGCTGCTTTCGCTGTTGGGACTGTTCATAACGGTACTATCGGTGAAATCGTAGATAAAGGTGCTACTGTAGATTTCGGAGATGATGTTGTAGCGTTTATTCCTACTCGTCACTTAGAAAAAGAAGATGGTAAAAAATTGAAAAAAGGTGAAGCAGCTGACTTTAAAGTTATCGAATTCAATAAAGAATTCAAAAGAGTTGTAGCTTCTCACACAGCTATCTTCCGTGAAGAAGAAGAAAAAGCAGTTAAATCTGTAGAAAATAATTCTTCAAACAATAATGTTGAGAAATCTACTTTAGGAGATATCGATGCATTAGCTGAATTAAAAGCGAAAATGGAAAAAGGTGAAAAATAA
- the cmk gene encoding (d)CMP kinase, producing the protein MKKITIAIDGFSSTGKSTLAKELAATLGYVYVDTGAMYRAVTYFAMQNEYVSEDFLNKEALISQLPNVKLQFQFNSNLGFAEMYLNGENVEQPIRTIEVSRNVSKIAEISEVRTKLVEQQQAMGKDKAIVMDGRDIGTVVFPDAELKIFMNASAETRAQRRFDELIEKGQKVTYDEVLENVQQRDYIDTHREDSPLVKAEGAIEINNSALSKREQFDLVMNLIQEKV; encoded by the coding sequence TTGAAAAAAATTACAATTGCAATAGACGGATTTTCGTCAACAGGAAAAAGCACTTTAGCAAAAGAATTAGCAGCAACATTAGGATATGTTTATGTTGATACGGGTGCGATGTATAGAGCGGTAACTTACTTTGCTATGCAAAACGAATATGTTTCTGAGGATTTTTTGAATAAAGAAGCGCTAATTTCTCAATTGCCTAATGTTAAATTACAATTTCAATTCAATTCAAACTTAGGATTTGCAGAAATGTACTTGAATGGTGAGAATGTAGAACAGCCTATTAGAACAATTGAAGTGTCTCGAAATGTAAGTAAAATTGCTGAGATTTCAGAAGTAAGAACCAAGTTGGTGGAGCAGCAGCAAGCAATGGGTAAAGATAAAGCCATTGTAATGGACGGAAGAGATATTGGGACTGTAGTTTTTCCTGATGCTGAGTTAAAAATATTCATGAATGCTTCTGCGGAAACAAGAGCCCAAAGACGTTTTGATGAATTAATTGAAAAAGGCCAAAAAGTAACCTATGATGAAGTATTAGAAAATGTACAACAACGAGATTATATCGATACACATAGGGAAGATTCTCCATTAGTAAAAGCAGAAGGAGCTATTGAGATTAATAATTCGGCATTGTCTAAACGAGAGCAATTCGATCTAGTGATGAATTTGATTCAGGAGAAGGTGTAG